AAGCCCTCGTCCCCGGGGCGCAACCCCGCTTCGATGAGTTGCGCGCGCCGGCTGAACTTCGGTTCGGGCCATGGCGCCTTCTTTTTCTTCAAGTCCTCCATCATCTGCTTCTCGTTTTTCTTTTGCTCGGCCGTCGGCTCCGCGGGCGCGGGGTCGTCGAGGGTGCGGCCGGTCAGGAACATCAGCTTCGCCTCCTTCGACTCGCCCTTCGTCGTCTTGAAGCTGACCGGCGCCCCGTAGTCGCGCTCGGCCACGAAGTCGCCGAAGTCAAACGTGCGGCTGAAAAACGACTTCATCCCGAAGTAGTGGTCCTGTTTCCACGACGGCACGAGCGGGTGATCGTGGCATTGCGCGCAACTGATGTTCACGCCGAAGAAGCGCACGCTCACGTCGTTGACCATCCGGTCGGGATCCCTCACGCGGGCGCGGAGAAAGGCGGATGACCCCTTCGCCTCGGCGTCGCGCGCGAGCATCAACTCCCGGAAGACGCGATCCCACGGCCGGGTCTCCTCGACCGCGGGCGAGAGATAGCTGCGAAGGTCGCTCCGCTCGCCGGACATCAGGAGCCAGTCGAGTTCGTTCACCAGGTGGCGCGCGAATCCGGGCAAAGCCATCAGCCGATCCACGGCGTGCGCGGGCTTGTCCTTCGACTTCGACTCGATGAACTGCAGCGCTTCGGGTGCGGTCGGGATGCGGCCGACCAAGTCGAGCGACCATCGGTGCACGAGGGTCGAATCCTCGGCGCGCGGCGCGGGCTTCACGCGGGCCGATTTGAGTTTCGCCTCGATGTAGTGATTCACGACCTCGGTGATGGGCTTCGCGGGTGGCAGGAGCTTGTTGTCCGGGACAAGTTCCCACCACGGCGGCGCGGGCTTCGCGACGAGGGTGGGCTTGTCGGGAAACGGCGCGCCGTGTTTCACCCACTTTTCAAAGTCTGCGATGACTTCATCCGGCAGTTTCTCCTTGGGCGGCATCTGAAATTCCGGATCGCGCCAGCGCACAGCCCGGAGGATCGCGCTGTGGTCGGGGTCGCCGGGAACCAGCGCCGGACCGGTGTCGCCGCCCTTGAGCGTGTGCGCGCGGGAATCGAGGCGAAGGCCGCCCTTGAGTTTCTGCGCCCGCCCGGAGTGGCACGAAAAGCACTTCTCCGCCAGCACCGGGCGGATGCGCGTCTCGAAAAAGTCCACGTCGCGCGCGCTCGGTTCGGCGGCGGCTGCCGACCCGCACGCGCCGAGCGCATACATGCCGAGGGCGAGTTGGATTGCTGCGCGGCTCATGGATTTAGCATGCCAACTGACCCGCCCGGGCGCGAAGGTATTCGAGCCGGTCCCGGGCTGCGGCCCCGCGCGTGGTGCGGTGTTTCCCGAGATTCTGCCGGACTATGAGCGGCCGCGGGTTGAACCCACGGCGGCGAAGCAACCGTTCCGGTGCGGCTCAGCGTTTCGCGGGGATGTCAGCCTCACCCGGCGCGATGGGCCCGGGCGTGAATTTCAGGGCGATGCCGTTGATGCAGTAGCGCAGGTCTGTCGGCGTCTTGAAGCCCTCCCCTTTGAACACGTGGCCCAGATGCCCGCCGCACTTCGCGCAGAGCACCTCGACGCGCACCATCCCCATCGTCACATCCTCGCGGGTCACGACGTTTTTCGCGTTCGAGGGGTCGTAGAACGACGGCCAGCCACAGTGCGAATCGAACTTCTCCCTCGACGAAAACAGTTCGGCGCCACACCCCGCGCAGCTGTAGAGGCCCGGGCCCTGCCTGTTGAACTCCTCGTAAGCGGGCCCGAACGGCCGCTCCGTGCCCGCCTGCCTGAGCACGTGATATTGGTCGGGCGTGAGTTCCTTGCGCCAGTCCGCATCGGACTTCGTGCTCGAGCCCGCCGGGTTGGTCACCGTGGTCTGGGTTTCTTTCATGGGAGGTTCGGATTTGCGCTCCGCCTCGCAGCCGGAGGCTACGGCGGCCATGACGATCATGACGGCGGCGGGGACGGCCGAGGCAGACGCGTTCATCGTTCTGGCCTTGCAGGTCCGTTCAGCAGGAACACTCATACCCGCAGCTTTCTAAACCGGTTGTTCACTTCCTTGAAGTGAAACTCCAGGGAGCAGAGTTTTTCCAGTTCGCCTTTCATGAAATGCTGTGCGACTTCGGGCGTCGCCATGAGCACGTCGAGGAAATCGACGTCGTCGCGGCCGGCGTGTTTGACTTCCCACGCTTTCATCGCGGCGGTTTGCACGAGCTTGTAGGCGGCTTCCCGGGTGAGTCCTTTGCGGATGAGGGCGAGAAGCACGGTCTGGCTGTTCCACATGCCGAGTGAGAGGCCGAGGTTCTTCTTCATGTTCGCGGGATAGATGACCAGGCCGTCCATCAGGCGCCTGAGCAAGCCGAACATGTAATCCAGCAGCGCGCAACTGTCGGGGAAAATGATGCGTTCGACGCTGCTGTGGCTGATGTCGCGCTCGTGCCAGAGGGCGACGTTCTCCAGCGCTGCAAGCGCGTTGCCGCGCAACACGCGCGCGAGGCCGGTGAGGCGCTCCCACGTGATGGGGTTGCGCTTGTGCGGCATGGCGCTCGAGCCTTTCTGGCCGACGGCGAACGCTTCTTCGGCTTCGAGCACTTCGGTGCGTTGCAGATGACGGAACTCAACCGCCCACCGCTCGATGCTCGCGCCGACGAGGGCCATCGCGAGGTGGAATTCGGCGTGGATGTCGCGCGGCACGACTTGCGTGGCGATGGGCGCGGGGCGAATGCCGAGCTTCTTGCAGACGTAGGCCTCGACGCGCGGCGAGAGGTGCGCGCTGGTGCCGACCGCGCCGGAGATCTTCCCCGCGGCTACGACGTCGCGCACGCCTTCGAGCCGCCGCAATGCACGGGTGAATTCATCGTGCATCAGCGCGAGCTTGAGCCCGAAGGTGGTCGGCTCGGCGTGGATGCCGTGGCTGCGCCCGATGCAGGGCGTGAACTTGTGCTCCTTCGCCCGGCGCGCGATGACGGGCAGCACGGCCTTCACATCGGCGATGAGGAGGTCCGCGCTCTGCATCATCTGCACGGCGTAGCAGGTGTCGCCCACGTCGCTGCTCGTGAGTCCGAAATGAAACCAGCGGCTGGCTTTGCCGTTGATGGCCTCGGCGACGGCCGTGGTGAAGCCGATGACGTCGTGGTTGAGAACCTTCTCCAGTTCACGCTGGCGGGCGACGAGACCGGGGAGGTCAGCGAACCATTTGTCGCACCCGGCCTTGATCTTCTTGAAATCCCCGGCAGGCACGACGCCCTCCCTGACCAACGCCTCGCTCGCGAGCAGTTCAATCTCGAGCCAGAGCTTGAGCTTGTTCTCGTCCGTCCAGATGGACCGCATTTCCGGTCGGGAATAGCGCGTAATCATGCGGCGCCAGCGTAAGAGCGGCGCGAGGGATTGCCAATTTCCAATTGTGCGCCCCCTCGAGCCCGCATGCCGGCCAATTCCTGAATACAGCCGGGCAACGCGCGATCAGTCCCGCACGTGCCGATGGAGTCCATTGTTCACGGGATGACATGTCATTTCGCCATCCCCGCACCGCCGGATCAGTGATTCACCGCGAATTCCCTGGTGTTCAGCAGGGCCCAAAGCAAGTCCTCTATCGCGGTTTGTTTCGAGGAGGACTTTGAAAGCACTTGGACGCCCCACGCGCGCTCCCTGGCATCGGGCAGGCGCGAAAGGCTGCGAAGCCAGAGTTCCTCAACGAGCCGGTCGGCCTCGCGCGGACCTTGCCGGAGGAGTGTCGCGACACCGGCGCGAAGCTGCTCAGAAAGTGACGACCCGTTGATGAGGTGCAATGCCTGCGCGAGCCCGCCGCCCGTGCGCGCCGGGACTTCGCAGGCCGTCTCCCGCGTGCAGCGGCCGAACACATCCAGGGTGTAACTCGCCGTCTGCGCGTCGAGCAGTTGCACCGCGCGCGTGCCCGCAGGCCAGCCCGCAAACGACTGCGGCGCGCCTGTTGCCTGCGCGATCGCGTCCGCGAGCACCGCGGCGGGCAGCGGCTTGACGAGGGCGTGGGATCCGAAGCGGTCATCCGCGCGATTCAATGCCGTGGCGCGTGAATCGAGCTGATAAGTCCGGGAGTTCACAATCGTCCGCACGAGATGCCGCAGGTCAAAACCGTTCGCGGCAGCGTCCGCTGCGAGCGCGTCAAGCAGCGCGGGATTCGTCGGCGGGTTCGAGTCACGCAAGTCGTCCACCGGCTCCACGAGACCCCGGCCCATGAGTTCCTTCCACACACGGTTCACAAACGCGCGGGCAAACAACACATTGTCCGGCGACGCGAGCCAGCCGGCCAGCATCACGCGGCGATCGGCTGTTTCGCCGGAGCGACGATCCCCGGATCGGGCCGTGTCACGCTCGTCAAGGGGATCGGGACGCGCCGGTCTGGCGATCGGCACTCCGAGCGCGCGGGGCGCCAGGTCCTTCCCCGTCTTCGGGTGCGCCACCTCGCCGCGACTCGCCACGAGGATGCGCTCGCCGTCCCACGCGGTGCGCGCGAAGAACGCCGCGAACCGGTGGTAATCATCCTGCGTCCACCCCGCAAACGGATGCGCATGGCATCGCGCGCAGGCGATTTGCGTGCCGAGGAACGCGCGGCTCACGAACTCGCCCATGTCGCGCGGGTCGCGCGTGAGCCGGTGGAAATTGGCCGGGCCGACGAGCGACGCCTCGCCCGTGGCCGTGAGCAACTCGCGCGCGAGGCGGTCGAGCGGCGAGTTCTGCGCGACCTGCCGGCGCAGCCACGCATGATATGCGCGCGCCGGCGCGTCGCCGAGCCGGCGCGAATTGATGAGCAGCAGGTCCGCGAGTTTGTGCGTCCAGTAGTCGGTAAAGTCCTCCGAGGCGATCAGCCGCGAAACAACCTGCGCGCGGTCCGGCGCGGCGGGCGCCCGCGCTTCGCTCTCCGTCGGCAGCCGGCCGGCGACGTCGAGCGTGACGCGTCGCAAAAATGTGGCGTCATCGCACAGCGGCGACGGCGGCAGACCGAGCCGCTGCAACTCCACAAGCACCTGTTCATCGATGAAATTGTTCGCGGGAAAATCCGCGGCCTTCACGGCGAGGTGGTTGAACGGCGAGCCGACGCGCACCGCGGCGACTTGTCCTCCGAATCGAACCATCACCGCCGTCATCCCGCGGCCGCGCACGGTGGCGACGCCTTTCGC
This genomic interval from Verrucomicrobiota bacterium contains the following:
- a CDS encoding DUF1553 domain-containing protein — its product is MSRAAIQLALGMYALGACGSAAAAEPSARDVDFFETRIRPVLAEKCFSCHSGRAQKLKGGLRLDSRAHTLKGGDTGPALVPGDPDHSAILRAVRWRDPEFQMPPKEKLPDEVIADFEKWVKHGAPFPDKPTLVAKPAPPWWELVPDNKLLPPAKPITEVVNHYIEAKLKSARVKPAPRAEDSTLVHRWSLDLVGRIPTAPEALQFIESKSKDKPAHAVDRLMALPGFARHLVNELDWLLMSGERSDLRSYLSPAVEETRPWDRVFRELMLARDAEAKGSSAFLRARVRDPDRMVNDVSVRFFGVNISCAQCHDHPLVPSWKQDHYFGMKSFFSRTFDFGDFVAERDYGAPVSFKTTKGESKEAKLMFLTGRTLDDPAPAEPTAEQKKNEKQMMEDLKKKKAPWPEPKFSRRAQLIEAGLRPGDEGFFARAIVNRMWAQLFGRGLVMPLDQMHGANTPSHPELLAWLARDFTAHGYDLRRLMRGLVLSEAYARTSRWGDSQRPDAALFAVAVPRALTPQQLALSLHVAAANPGAVRTPEDAARLLKSLESAAQGWAGLFERTEENFQVSVDEALLLSNSERMQRELLADAETRLLRRVMSEPDQSKAVSLAFWNVLSRAPHAAEIKAILAYLDKHGAQQAEPWRHVLWSLMTGTEFRFNH
- the msrB gene encoding peptide-methionine (R)-S-oxide reductase MsrB, which codes for MKETQTTVTNPAGSSTKSDADWRKELTPDQYHVLRQAGTERPFGPAYEEFNRQGPGLYSCAGCGAELFSSREKFDSHCGWPSFYDPSNAKNVVTREDVTMGMVRVEVLCAKCGGHLGHVFKGEGFKTPTDLRYCINGIALKFTPGPIAPGEADIPAKR
- a CDS encoding adenylosuccinate lyase, whose translation is MITRYSRPEMRSIWTDENKLKLWLEIELLASEALVREGVVPAGDFKKIKAGCDKWFADLPGLVARQRELEKVLNHDVIGFTTAVAEAINGKASRWFHFGLTSSDVGDTCYAVQMMQSADLLIADVKAVLPVIARRAKEHKFTPCIGRSHGIHAEPTTFGLKLALMHDEFTRALRRLEGVRDVVAAGKISGAVGTSAHLSPRVEAYVCKKLGIRPAPIATQVVPRDIHAEFHLAMALVGASIERWAVEFRHLQRTEVLEAEEAFAVGQKGSSAMPHKRNPITWERLTGLARVLRGNALAALENVALWHERDISHSSVERIIFPDSCALLDYMFGLLRRLMDGLVIYPANMKKNLGLSLGMWNSQTVLLALIRKGLTREAAYKLVQTAAMKAWEVKHAGRDDVDFLDVLMATPEVAQHFMKGELEKLCSLEFHFKEVNNRFRKLRV
- a CDS encoding DUF1553 domain-containing protein; its protein translation is MPTRKGRRWWTVSRSEAGVHSAAILLPLCCAAASFAAAAPRAPLPASFPTEVLPILTKAGCNAGACHGAATGQGGFKLSLLGYDPEADHESITRELGGRRINAASPVESLLLRKPTRAVAHKGGKRLVPGSPDHERLAQWIAAGAPFGDRDLRVQSLAVLPAGPVMLAPGQSTTLRVEAKTQLGSRNVTGHALFTVLDDSIAEVDAKGVATVRGRGMTAVMVRFGGQVAAVRVGSPFNHLAVKAADFPANNFIDEQVLVELQRLGLPPSPLCDDATFLRRVTLDVAGRLPTESEARAPAAPDRAQVVSRLIASEDFTDYWTHKLADLLLINSRRLGDAPARAYHAWLRRQVAQNSPLDRLARELLTATGEASLVGPANFHRLTRDPRDMGEFVSRAFLGTQIACARCHAHPFAGWTQDDYHRFAAFFARTAWDGERILVASRGEVAHPKTGKDLAPRALGVPIARPARPDPLDERDTARSGDRRSGETADRRVMLAGWLASPDNVLFARAFVNRVWKELMGRGLVEPVDDLRDSNPPTNPALLDALAADAAANGFDLRHLVRTIVNSRTYQLDSRATALNRADDRFGSHALVKPLPAAVLADAIAQATGAPQSFAGWPAGTRAVQLLDAQTASYTLDVFGRCTRETACEVPARTGGGLAQALHLINGSSLSEQLRAGVATLLRQGPREADRLVEELWLRSLSRLPDARERAWGVQVLSKSSSKQTAIEDLLWALLNTREFAVNH